A region from the uncultured Macellibacteroides sp. genome encodes:
- a CDS encoding alpha-galactosidase: MKKITTALLLVMMCLLQLNAAENKVIRIATDQTDLVFKVGDNGRLYQSYLGQVLKSEADLKFLPLGTEAYLTHGMEDYFEPAVRVLHNDGNPSLLLKYVSHSTSNPQPGVTETAILLKDEVYPVQVTLYYTAFAKENIIKERAEIKHNEKKPITLYQYASSLIHLSADKYFMTEFSGEWAHEVNMTEQQLSFGKKMVDTKLGSRAGMICSPFFLLSLDQKAQENTGDVLFGTIAWTGNFRFTFEVDNMNKLRILSGINPYASEYTLKPGEVFSTPEFIFTYSSQGKGKASRDFHDWARKYQLKNGEGPRMSLLNNWEATYFGFDEAKLKELFGEAAHLGVDMFLLDDGWFGTKYPRNDDRQGLGDWTEIKEKLPNGIGHLVKEANAQGVKFGLWIEPEMVNPKSELFEKHPDWAIHLPNRETYYFRNQLVLDLSNPAVQDYVFGIVDNLMTKYPGIAYFKWDCNSPITNIYSAYLKDKQSHIYIEHVRGLYNVLKRVKAKYPELPMMLCSGGGARCDYEALKYFTEFWASDNTDGVERIYIQWGFSHLFPAKSIAAHVTSWGKQPLKFRLDVAMMCKLGFDIQLKEMSENEQKLCQDVVKNFKRLQPVILDGDMYRLVSPYDTDHAAVIYNAKDKNKAILFAYDIHPRFAEQLQPVRLNGLDPDKRYKVEEINVIKEERQERGPISSVNGQIYSGDYLMKVGLPILTSAHTSSHVLELTAQ, from the coding sequence ATGAAAAAAATTACTACAGCATTGCTTCTGGTCATGATGTGTCTTCTGCAGTTGAATGCAGCAGAAAACAAGGTGATTCGTATTGCCACAGACCAAACTGATCTTGTTTTTAAAGTGGGCGACAATGGGCGTCTTTATCAATCTTACCTGGGTCAGGTTCTTAAAAGTGAAGCCGATCTAAAGTTTCTTCCTCTTGGAACGGAGGCTTATCTTACCCATGGAATGGAAGATTATTTCGAACCGGCCGTTAGGGTACTTCACAACGATGGAAACCCGTCGCTTTTGCTTAAATATGTATCACACAGCACTTCTAATCCGCAACCCGGTGTTACGGAAACAGCTATCTTGCTTAAGGATGAAGTATATCCGGTGCAAGTTACACTCTATTATACGGCTTTTGCCAAGGAGAATATTATCAAGGAACGTGCGGAAATAAAACATAATGAAAAGAAACCGATAACACTCTATCAATATGCGTCGTCACTGATTCATCTGAGCGCCGATAAATACTTTATGACGGAGTTTAGCGGCGAATGGGCTCACGAAGTGAATATGACCGAACAGCAGCTTTCGTTCGGTAAAAAAATGGTTGATACCAAGCTGGGAAGCCGTGCCGGAATGATCTGTTCGCCATTTTTCCTTTTGTCGCTTGATCAAAAAGCGCAGGAGAATACAGGTGATGTATTATTTGGCACCATTGCGTGGACGGGCAACTTCCGTTTTACTTTTGAAGTGGATAACATGAATAAATTACGTATTTTGTCTGGTATCAATCCTTATGCTTCTGAATATACGCTTAAACCAGGCGAAGTATTCAGTACACCCGAATTTATTTTTACCTACAGCTCTCAAGGAAAAGGAAAGGCTAGCCGCGACTTCCACGACTGGGCTCGTAAGTATCAGCTGAAGAATGGCGAAGGCCCCCGCATGTCGTTGCTAAATAACTGGGAAGCTACCTATTTTGGATTTGATGAAGCTAAACTAAAAGAGCTTTTCGGAGAAGCTGCACACCTGGGAGTGGATATGTTTTTACTAGATGATGGTTGGTTTGGCACAAAGTATCCTCGTAACGACGACCGTCAGGGTTTAGGTGACTGGACAGAAATAAAAGAGAAATTACCTAATGGTATTGGTCATCTTGTTAAGGAAGCCAATGCGCAGGGTGTAAAGTTTGGGCTCTGGATAGAACCCGAAATGGTGAATCCTAAAAGTGAATTGTTTGAAAAGCATCCCGACTGGGCTATTCACTTGCCTAACCGCGAAACATATTACTTCCGCAATCAGCTGGTACTGGATTTGAGCAATCCTGCTGTACAAGATTATGTATTTGGCATTGTGGACAATCTGATGACAAAGTATCCGGGTATCGCTTATTTTAAATGGGATTGCAATAGTCCTATTACCAATATCTACTCGGCTTACCTGAAAGACAAACAGTCTCATATCTACATTGAACATGTACGTGGCTTATATAACGTTCTTAAACGTGTGAAAGCTAAATACCCTGAATTACCTATGATGCTTTGCTCTGGTGGTGGCGCGCGCTGCGATTACGAAGCTTTGAAGTATTTCACTGAGTTTTGGGCAAGCGACAATACTGATGGGGTCGAGCGTATTTATATTCAATGGGGTTTTTCTCACTTATTCCCGGCTAAGAGTATTGCGGCTCACGTAACCTCTTGGGGTAAACAGCCGCTTAAGTTTCGTTTGGATGTAGCCATGATGTGCAAACTTGGCTTCGATATCCAATTGAAAGAAATGAGTGAAAACGAACAAAAGCTTTGCCAGGACGTTGTAAAGAACTTCAAGCGTTTGCAACCGGTTATTTTGGACGGTGATATGTACCGTTTGGTTTCTCCTTATGATACCGATCATGCTGCTGTTATTTACAATGCGAAAGACAAGAATAAAGCTATTCTCTTTGCTTACGATATCCATCCCCGTTTTGCAGAACAACTGCAGCCTGTACGCCTAAACGGTCTCGATCCTGACAAACGTTACAAAGTGGAAGAGATTAATGTTATTAAGGAAGAAAGACAGGAAAGAGGGCCAATATCTTCTGTAAACGGACAGATTTAT